One genomic segment of Panicum virgatum strain AP13 chromosome 2N, P.virgatum_v5, whole genome shotgun sequence includes these proteins:
- the LOC120659757 gene encoding uncharacterized protein LOC120659757, with product MQVLVLMASAAALLLFQLVFGSVRRRSRSAFLHGALWLAHTLLPALTAYALGVMQASPAKAALYPVWALSLFLLAGGSSSVTAHDLADNSRWARCLVVHLQCYFFTMLCRALLSSGGAVAIPFALRATTAASSHWLGVRASCAAGHPGPSKVVADYMKQHGGATCTTSPDGGGCRYLVRWPAHRVARRGKRSSSSSSSAAYRCELPEDDVITVDTIWEHCDGEGAAAFASLGVSGSRIRGACLAYSLSHLLKRRLFGLDCAEAGLAETRRFVLDGLLSEDNADEHTEAFRVIELDLGFLHDFLYTKWASIFEV from the coding sequence ATGCAGGTCCTGGTGCTCATGGCGTCCGCAGCGGCGCTGCTGCTCTTCCAGCTCGTGTTCGGCTCGGTCCGGCGGCGGAGCCGCAGCGCGTTCCTCCACGGCGCGCTGTGGCTGGCGCACACCCTCCTCCCCGCGCTCACCGCCTACGCCCTCGGCGTGATGCAGGCCTCGCCGGCGAAGGCCGCGCTGTACCCCGTGTGGGcgctctccctcttcctcctcgccggcggctccAGCTCCGTCACGGCCCACGACCTCGCCGACAACAGCCGGTGGGCGCGCTGCCTCGTCGTCCACCTCCAGTGCTACTTCTTCACCATGCTGTGCCGggccctcctctcctccggcggcgccgtcgccatcCCCTTCGCCCTCCGCGCGACCACGGCCGCCTCCTCCCACTGGCTCGGAGTCCGGGCGAGCTGCGCGGCCGGCCACCCCGGCCCGAGCAAGGTGGTGGCCGACTACATGAagcagcacggcggcgccaCCTGCACAACATCACCGGACGGCGGTGGCTGCAGGTACCTGGTACGCTGGCCCGCCCACAGGGTAGCTCGCCGGGGAAAAagaagctcctcctcctcctcctccgccgcctacAGGTGCGAGCTGCCGGAGGATGACGTCATCACCGTCGACACGATCTGGGAGCACTgcgacggcgagggcgccgccgccttcgcctcgCTCGGCGTCAGCGGCTCCCGGATCAGAGGCGCCTGCCTCGCCTACTCCCTGTCCCACCTGCTGAAGCGCCGCCTCTTCGGGCTGGACTGCGCCGAGGCCGGCCTCGCCGAGACGCGCCGGTTCGTCCTCGACGGGCTGCTGTCCGAGGACAACGCCGACGAGCACACCGAGGCGTTCCGGGTGATCGAGCTGGATCTGGGGTTCCTCCACGATTTCCTCTACACCAAGTGGGCCTCCATCTTCGAGGTGTAG
- the LOC120659756 gene encoding tyrosine-specific transport protein: MLLSGRHPYHHKFTPSSPPAAFPSPHLRRLRPLRPPTLASANTPPPSPSPLPFPFPSPRRQWRWRRSTGSVGDGALELPPVEADRKASGGGKKSFWAAVSLIVGTAVGPGMLGLPSATIRSGQAPSAAAILISWAYVVSSIILVAELSFSAMERDCVDEVSFTGLASSTLGADLGAVVAVVYAALSFSLIVACVAGIGSLVAQLFPRVNAVLANALFPCFAGVLIAFFPFKAVDGANRALCGLMLASITALVVTGVSVGRSSLLSSLGYACWSPGAILPAIPVTVLTLGFHVITPFICKIVGDSVYDARRAILIGGAVPLFMVLSWNAVILGLASAGGNVGIGDPIKLLLSVNPAALPAVRGFAFAALATSLIGYAVSFPKQLADTAELIVQRFSLKQGSIQQSNASSGYGRNGAILTWMVLIAPIFIASFFSAAFSRALDFAGVYANCFLFGILPPVMAWIHRSQERKRSPDSSEDILPGGNAALLILFIIAMVLAIWH, translated from the exons ATGTTACTCTCCGGCCGCCACCCCTACCACCAcaaattcaccccctcctcaccgccggccgccttCCCCTCTCCccatctccgccgcctccggccgctCCGGCCCCCAACGCTAGCATCCGCGAACACCCCGCCACCATCGCCATCGCCACTACCATTCCCATTTCCGTCGCCAAGGCGTcaatggcggtggcggcgcagcaccggcagcgtcggcgacggcgccctGGAACTGCCCCCCGTAGAGGCCGACAGAAAAGCTTCCGGCGGGGGAAAGAAGAGCTTCTGGGCGGCGGTGAGCCTCATCGTCGGCACGGCGGTCGGGCCGGGCATGCTGGGCCTGCCGTCCGCCACCATCCGCTCCGGCCAGGcgccctccgcggccgccatcCTGATCTCCTGGGCCTATGTCGTGTCCTCCATCATCCTCGTCGCCGAGCTCAGCTTCTCCGCCATGGAGCGCGACTGCGTTGACGAGGTCAGCTTCACGGGACTTGCGTCGAGCACCCTCGGGGCGGACCTCGgggccgtcgtcgccgtcgtctaCGCCGCCCTCAGCTTCTCCCTGATCGTCGCCTGCGTCGCTGGCATCGGCTCGCTCGTCGCCCAGCTGTTCCCCAGGGTCAACGCAGTCCTCGCCAACGCCCTGTTCCCGTGCTTCGCCGGCGTCCTCATCGCGTTCTTCCCCTTCAAGGCCGTCGACGGCGCCAACCGTGCCCTCTGTGGCCTGATGCTTGCCTCCATCACCGCGCTCGTGGTGACCGGCGTGTCCGTCGGCCGGAGCAGCTTGCTGAGTTCTCTTGGCTACGCTTGCTGGAGCCCTGGTGCGATCCTGCCGGCCATACCGGTGACCGTGCTCACGCTCGGATTTCATGTCATCACGCCGTTCATCTGCAAGATTGTCGGGGATTCGGTGTATGATGCACGCAGAGCGATACTGATTGGGGGTGCTGTGCCATTGTTCATGGTGCTGTCATGGAATGCAGTCATTCTTGGTCTTGCAAGTGCTGGTGGAAATGTTGGAATAGGTGACCCTATTAAGCTGCTTCTCTCGGTGAACCCAGCTGCATTACCTGCTGTTCGAGGCTTCGCTTTTGCAGCATTGGCAACGAGCCTGATAGGATATGCAGTGAGCTTCCCAAAGCAGTTGGCAGACACAGCAGAGTTGATTGTTCAGAGGTTTTCTCTGAAGCAAGGAAGCATTCAGCAATCCAATGCTAGTAGTGGTTATGGCAGAAATGGAGCAATTCTGACATGGATGGTGCTGATCGCTCCTATCTTTATTGCATCATTCTTCTCAGCAGCCTTCTCCAGGGCATTGGATTTTGCTGGGGTTTATGCCAACTGCTTCTTGTTTGGGATCCTGCCTCCGGTCATGGCCTGGATTCATCGATCACAGGAGAGAAAGAG ATCACCTGATTCCTCTGAAGATATTTTGCCTGGTGGAAATGCTGCTCTCTTGATACTTTTCATTATTGCTATGGTCCTAGCAATATGGCACTAG
- the LOC120662395 gene encoding uncharacterized protein LOC120662395, translating to MEKKPFKVVISNPTTYDVKCLSPGCPWRVHGYLPKGENNFVASIVFGHSCKLSETVVKHRNMTAEFVSTVMYREIVKKTSISPFQIILEFSNRFSYEISYDMAWRAKQKALEWRFGSYKDSYHHLPHLLALLQIRNPGTIIDIDDYQDANGEKVLRRAFWSFGCMIEAFKHCKPVLCVDGTFLTGMYKGQLLTCIGVDANDKVVPITFAFVESENTESWLWFLSLIKRAVVCERPNVCVLHDRHRVYCQLSRNCRKIATLIFRGQTCIVDGA from the coding sequence ATGGAAAAGAAACCATTCAAGGTGGTTATTTCAAATCCAACAACATATGATGTCAAGTGCCTGTCccctggatgtccatggcgtgTTCATGGTTACCTGCCGAAGGGGGAGAACAACTTTGTGGCTTCTATCGTCTTTGGGCACTCATGCAAGCTTTCAGAAACCGTTGTGAAGCATAGAAATATGACAGCTGAGTTTGTGTCCACTGTGATGTACAGAGAAATTGTGAAGAAGACTTCTATATCTCCATTTCAGATCATTCTTGAATTTTCCAATAGATTCTCCTATGAAATATCTTATGACATGGCATGGCGAGCAAAGCAGAAGGCGCTCGAGTGGAGGTTTGGCTCGTACAAGGATTCGTACCACCACCTACCACATCTACTGGCACTACTACAGATTAGGAATCCAGGAACTATAATTGATATTGATGACTATCAGGATGCAAATGGTGAAAAGGTGCTTAGGCGTGCCTTCTGGTCCTTTGGGTGCATGATTGAAGCTTTCAAACACTGCAAACCGGTTCTCTGTGTGGATGGAACATTTCTGACCGGAATGTATAAAGGGCAGCTGCTCACCTGCATTGGGGTCGACGCAAACGACAAGGTTGTCCCGATTACCTTCGCTTTTGTGGAATCTGAGAACACTGAAAGCTGGTTGTGGTTTCTTTCACTCATCAAGCGGGCCGTGGTTTGTGAGAGGCCTAACGTGTGTGTCCTCCATGATCGCCACAGGGTATACTGTCAGCTGTCAAGAAACTGCAGGAAGATCGCAACGTTGATATTTCGTGGCCAGACCTGCATAGTCGACGGTGCATGA